Proteins encoded by one window of uncultured Draconibacterium sp.:
- a CDS encoding sigma-70 family RNA polymerase sigma factor, giving the protein MFRLDKLNDNELVQRFIQGDHESLETLIVRHKSRVYSYILLIVKNQQLAEDIFQDTFIKVIRSLKRGKYIENGKFVSWVLRIAHNLIIDHFRKEKLQGTISNDSSEVDIFNSQKFSEETVEDQMVYTQILSEVKHLVKELPDDQQQVIYMRHYMGLSFKEIAEQTDVSINTALGRMRYALINLRKLVDEKKLNLTAI; this is encoded by the coding sequence ATGTTCAGACTCGACAAACTGAACGATAATGAACTCGTTCAACGATTTATTCAAGGCGATCATGAATCACTTGAGACTTTAATTGTTCGACACAAAAGCAGAGTATACTCTTATATATTGCTTATTGTGAAGAATCAACAACTGGCAGAAGATATCTTTCAGGATACATTCATTAAAGTAATTCGCTCGTTAAAGAGAGGGAAGTACATTGAGAATGGAAAATTTGTATCCTGGGTGCTTCGTATAGCTCATAACCTGATAATAGATCATTTCAGGAAAGAGAAATTGCAGGGAACAATCTCAAACGATAGTTCGGAGGTTGATATCTTTAATTCCCAGAAATTCTCGGAGGAAACAGTTGAAGACCAAATGGTATATACTCAGATTTTGAGTGAAGTAAAGCATTTGGTTAAGGAACTGCCTGACGATCAGCAGCAGGTTATTTATATGCGCCACTACATGGGATTGAGCTTTAAAGAAATTGCAGAGCAAACAGATGTGAGTATTAATACTGCGTTGGGAAGAATGCGTTATGCCCTAATAAATTTGAGAAAACTGGTAGACGAGAAAAAGTTAAATCTAACTGCCATTTAA
- a CDS encoding MATE family efflux transporter, with protein sequence MKNIDELQDAHVGRLMLKYFIPAFIGVFVNALYNIVDRIFIGQGVGAEALSGISVIFPVMLIMMGFGMLIGIGTGVYVSINLGKKNLERAEQTLGTSFILMILSSVLIMVVTYALKVPILRSFGSTEETFQYANEYLDIILGGVAFMVIGFSLNNVIRSEGNARVAMTSMLLSSITNIILDPIFIFGLDMGVKGAAYATVISMFVLMLWVLYHFTKSKRAVVRLKIKHLKINWGITLEILAIGMAPFSMQIAGSFVQGLLNKKLIDFGGDLAVGAMGIINSVLTLVIMAIVALNMASQPIIGFNYGAKSVKRIKDTLKITLIAATLIAIVSYALIEAFPGYIIVVFNNDSDVLYSIAKRGLRLVILALPLVGFQVVASNFFQAIGKAGLSMFATLFRQVIMLIPLIYILPQFFEIDGIWISYPVADTMSAIVVGVVLYREWKRLPLIVENSDEE encoded by the coding sequence ATGAAAAATATCGACGAACTACAGGATGCACATGTTGGGCGATTAATGCTCAAATATTTTATCCCGGCCTTTATTGGTGTTTTTGTAAATGCACTCTACAATATTGTCGATAGGATATTTATTGGGCAAGGAGTTGGAGCCGAAGCCTTATCCGGTATTTCAGTAATTTTTCCGGTAATGCTTATAATGATGGGCTTTGGTATGCTTATCGGTATTGGAACCGGTGTTTACGTATCCATAAACCTTGGGAAAAAGAATTTGGAACGAGCAGAACAAACGCTGGGAACAAGTTTTATACTTATGATTTTATCCTCGGTATTAATAATGGTAGTTACCTACGCTTTGAAAGTTCCAATTTTACGCTCATTTGGTTCAACTGAAGAAACATTTCAATATGCCAACGAATACCTTGACATTATTTTAGGGGGAGTGGCCTTTATGGTTATTGGTTTTTCGTTAAACAATGTAATCCGATCAGAGGGAAATGCCCGTGTGGCAATGACCTCAATGTTGTTAAGTTCGATTACCAATATAATTCTTGATCCCATTTTTATTTTTGGCCTTGATATGGGCGTTAAAGGTGCTGCTTATGCAACAGTAATCTCAATGTTTGTGCTGATGCTATGGGTATTGTACCATTTTACCAAAAGTAAACGCGCCGTTGTACGTTTGAAGATAAAACATTTAAAAATTAACTGGGGAATTACGTTGGAGATTCTGGCCATTGGGATGGCTCCTTTTTCGATGCAAATTGCCGGTAGTTTTGTTCAGGGACTCTTAAACAAAAAGCTCATTGATTTTGGTGGCGACCTGGCTGTTGGTGCAATGGGGATTATAAACTCGGTGTTAACACTTGTAATTATGGCTATTGTAGCTTTAAATATGGCATCGCAACCGATTATTGGTTTTAACTACGGGGCAAAATCGGTAAAACGTATAAAAGATACATTAAAAATAACTCTGATAGCAGCTACGCTTATTGCCATTGTTTCTTATGCGCTAATTGAGGCTTTTCCCGGTTACATCATCGTAGTGTTTAATAACGATAGCGATGTACTGTATAGCATTGCTAAGCGAGGATTAAGGCTGGTAATTCTGGCACTTCCTTTAGTGGGATTTCAGGTAGTTGCTTCCAATTTCTTTCAGGCAATTGGTAAGGCCGGTTTATCAATGTTTGCTACTCTGTTTCGCCAGGTAATTATGCTGATACCTCTTATTTATATTTTGCCGCAGTTTTTTGAAATTGATGGAATTTGGATTAGTTATCCTGTTGCAGATACAATGTCTGCCATTGTAGTTGGGGTGGTTCTTTACCGTGAGTGGAAGCGTTTACCTTTAATTGTTGAAAACAGCGATGAAGAATAG
- the nhaA gene encoding Na+/H+ antiporter NhaA, with protein MKFIKDPISQFIKLETSSSIILFTATIAALILANSPLSHDFLEFWKNYITFSVPGFELSKPIYKWINDGLMAIFFFLIGLEIKREILSGELSHVKKASLPFFAAIGGMVIPATLFTFLNLGNAGGEGWGIPMAADIAFSLGILTLLGNRVPSGIKVFLMAFAIIDDLGAVLVIAFFYSSNLIWTNIFIGLAIVAILIILARFEYYSKYLFFIAGIIVWVLFLKSGIHATIAGVLMALTIPLRRKTDTRSFYERSKELLDDFLDECKSQGKGEKSVLTSKQMHSIEELEELTENTTSPLQHSEHGLHGWVSYLIMPIFAFANAGVAFNFSGDTNLALSTNIAISMIVGNFIGIFSFSWLSIKLNIAELPKNVNFKQLAGVSFLGGLGFTMSLFINNLAYTDAALIDSAKMGILIGSLIAGTLGYFTIRLTVKAPK; from the coding sequence ATGAAATTTATAAAAGACCCTATTAGCCAATTTATCAAACTTGAAACCTCCAGTAGCATAATTCTATTTACTGCAACTATTGCTGCACTTATATTAGCAAACAGCCCATTAAGTCATGATTTTTTGGAGTTTTGGAAAAACTACATCACTTTCAGTGTTCCAGGATTTGAATTATCAAAACCTATCTACAAATGGATTAATGATGGTTTAATGGCCATTTTCTTTTTCCTGATCGGTTTAGAAATAAAACGCGAAATTCTTAGTGGCGAACTGAGTCATGTAAAAAAAGCTTCCTTACCTTTTTTTGCCGCTATTGGAGGAATGGTGATTCCCGCCACATTATTTACATTTTTAAATTTAGGTAATGCCGGTGGCGAAGGATGGGGAATACCAATGGCTGCCGATATTGCGTTTTCGTTAGGAATTTTAACCCTTTTGGGAAACCGGGTGCCAAGCGGTATTAAAGTGTTCCTCATGGCTTTTGCAATTATCGACGACCTTGGTGCAGTTTTAGTAATCGCTTTTTTCTATAGCTCGAATTTAATTTGGACAAATATATTTATTGGCCTTGCAATAGTGGCGATCCTTATCATTCTTGCCCGTTTTGAATATTATTCAAAATATCTCTTTTTCATCGCCGGAATAATTGTTTGGGTACTATTTCTAAAATCGGGTATTCACGCAACCATTGCCGGAGTTTTAATGGCACTCACTATTCCGCTGCGAAGAAAAACAGATACACGCTCGTTTTATGAAAGAAGCAAGGAACTGCTGGATGATTTTCTGGATGAATGTAAGAGCCAGGGAAAGGGAGAAAAGAGTGTTCTAACCAGCAAACAAATGCATTCGATAGAAGAACTGGAAGAACTTACTGAAAACACAACTTCACCCTTACAACACAGCGAACATGGTCTGCACGGTTGGGTATCATATCTAATTATGCCTATTTTCGCTTTTGCAAATGCCGGAGTTGCCTTTAACTTTTCAGGAGATACAAATCTGGCCTTGTCAACCAATATTGCTATAAGTATGATCGTTGGAAACTTTATTGGAATTTTTTCATTCTCGTGGTTATCCATAAAATTAAATATTGCAGAGCTTCCTAAAAACGTAAACTTCAAACAACTTGCAGGGGTTTCTTTCCTTGGAGGATTGGGATTTACCATGTCGTTATTTATTAACAATCTGGCTTATACTGACGCCGCATTGATTGACTCAGCTAAAATGGGAATTTTAATAGGATCACTTATAGCAGGTACCTTGGGTTATTTTACCATACGACTTACTGTGAAAGCGCCTAAATAA
- a CDS encoding Arc family DNA-binding protein → MAKKKSFVLRVSPEMLEAVEKWAADDFRSMNGQIEWIIHKALKDAKRLKKGSDDGKV, encoded by the coding sequence ATGGCGAAGAAGAAATCGTTTGTATTGCGCGTGAGTCCTGAAATGTTGGAGGCCGTAGAAAAATGGGCGGCCGATGATTTCAGGAGTATGAACGGACAAATTGAGTGGATTATACATAAGGCTTTAAAAGATGCAAAACGACTAAAGAAAGGTTCAGACGATGGGAAGGTATGA
- a CDS encoding zinc ribbon domain-containing protein, with the protein MKKHFSCPKCSSWEYEEDAIRTTGSGFTRFFDIQNRKFIAISCKRCGYTELYKAGRGSTAGSILDFLTSS; encoded by the coding sequence ATGAAGAAACATTTTAGTTGTCCCAAGTGCAGTAGTTGGGAATACGAAGAGGATGCAATTAGAACAACCGGTTCCGGATTTACACGATTTTTTGATATCCAAAACCGAAAATTTATTGCCATTTCGTGTAAACGTTGTGGCTACACCGAATTGTACAAAGCCGGACGTGGCAGCACAGCTGGTAGTATTCTCGATTTTCTCACATCATCGTAA
- the uvrA gene encoding excinuclease ABC subunit UvrA — MSNSKNAKYIEIQNARVHNLKNISLKIPRNKFVVVTGVSGSGKSSLAFDTLFAEGQRRYVESLSSYARQFLGRINKPEVDFINGIPPAIAIEQKVNTRNPRSTVGTSTEIYDYLKLLYARVGQTISPVSGKVVSRNSVTDVVDYINTFEEGTRLIITAPLQAKNGRSILQEVELLMQQGFSRIETNDEIKRIDELVKSETNDFCNGSCNLVIDRAAVKHDEDTQSRLADSVQTAFYEGHGECLVKIYKKEGTEIRSFSNRFEADGIEFEEPSVHMFSFNNPVGACPTCEGYGKVIGIDEDLVIPNKSLSIYQDAIACWKGEKMSKWKNELIYSAEKFNFPIHKPFYELTEEQKFLIWTGNQYFEGLNQFFKHLEEGSYKIQYRVMLSRYRGKTICPECKGSRLKKEAGYVKVSGKSLQEIVLIPVAELKEFFNTLSLSEHDQKVAKRILLEINNRLVFLCDVGLGYLTLNRLSSTLSGGESQRINLATSLGSSLVGSLYILDEPSIGLHSRDTEKLIKVLRRLQKIGNTVLVVEHDEEIIRAADEVIDIGPLAGQHGGEVVFQGSHEQLVKSPKSLTTKYLTGIEEIPVPDRRRKWTNSVQIVGARENNLKNISVKFPLNTLTVITGVSGSGKSSLISKILTPALTKILGGYGEKTGHHDAVLGDYKMINAIEFIDQNPIGKSSRSNPVTYLKAYDEIRKLFSEQQAAKIQGLKPSHFSFNVDGGRCDECQGEGTIKVEMQFLADVYLVCESCGGKRFKEDILDVRYRELNVDDVLNLTVNEAIELFKTGKTSTEKKITKRLQPLQDVGLGYIKLGQSSSTLSGGESQRVKLASFLAKEKDSPTLFVFDEPTTGLHFHDIRKLLDSFNALISRGHSIIIIEHNMDVIKSADWIIDLGPEGGDKGGNLVFEGTPEDLIKEKKSYTAEALKEKI; from the coding sequence ATGTCGAATAGCAAGAATGCTAAATACATTGAGATTCAGAACGCAAGAGTTCATAATCTTAAAAATATAAGCCTCAAAATTCCCCGAAATAAATTCGTTGTAGTTACAGGTGTTTCCGGGTCCGGGAAATCGTCGTTGGCGTTTGACACCCTTTTTGCCGAGGGCCAGCGCCGCTATGTTGAAAGTCTTTCGTCTTACGCACGACAGTTTCTTGGGAGGATAAACAAACCGGAAGTGGATTTTATAAATGGAATTCCCCCTGCCATTGCCATCGAACAAAAGGTAAATACACGAAATCCCCGGTCAACCGTTGGAACATCAACTGAAATTTACGACTACCTGAAACTTCTTTATGCACGGGTAGGACAAACTATTTCACCTGTTTCCGGCAAAGTTGTTTCGCGTAACAGTGTAACTGATGTAGTTGATTACATTAACACTTTTGAAGAAGGCACCCGCCTTATTATTACAGCTCCGCTGCAAGCAAAGAATGGCCGTTCAATTTTGCAGGAAGTGGAGTTGCTTATGCAACAGGGATTCTCGCGTATTGAGACAAACGATGAAATTAAACGGATTGATGAACTGGTAAAATCGGAAACCAACGACTTTTGTAATGGTAGTTGTAACCTTGTTATCGACCGTGCTGCTGTTAAACACGACGAAGACACACAAAGCAGGCTGGCCGATTCGGTACAAACTGCATTTTACGAGGGGCATGGTGAATGTCTTGTTAAAATATACAAAAAAGAAGGTACAGAAATACGAAGCTTCTCGAACCGATTTGAAGCCGATGGAATTGAATTTGAAGAACCATCGGTACACATGTTTAGCTTTAACAACCCGGTTGGCGCCTGTCCTACCTGCGAAGGTTACGGCAAAGTAATCGGTATTGATGAAGATCTGGTTATACCAAACAAATCATTATCAATTTACCAGGATGCCATTGCTTGCTGGAAAGGCGAAAAAATGAGCAAATGGAAAAACGAATTGATTTATTCTGCCGAGAAATTCAACTTCCCAATTCATAAACCATTTTACGAATTAACAGAAGAACAGAAATTCCTGATTTGGACCGGTAATCAATATTTTGAAGGATTAAACCAATTTTTCAAGCACCTTGAAGAAGGAAGTTACAAAATTCAATACCGGGTGATGCTATCGCGTTATCGCGGAAAAACAATTTGTCCGGAGTGTAAAGGCAGTCGGCTGAAAAAAGAAGCCGGTTATGTTAAGGTTTCGGGTAAGTCGTTGCAGGAAATTGTTTTGATACCTGTTGCCGAGTTAAAGGAATTCTTTAACACACTTTCGTTAAGCGAACACGATCAAAAAGTTGCCAAACGAATCCTCCTGGAAATTAATAACCGACTGGTATTTTTATGTGATGTTGGTCTCGGATATCTAACTTTAAACAGATTATCATCAACGCTGTCGGGTGGAGAATCGCAACGTATAAACCTGGCTACATCATTGGGCAGTAGCTTGGTGGGCTCGCTGTATATTTTGGATGAACCCAGCATTGGGCTTCATTCGCGAGATACTGAAAAGCTAATAAAAGTACTGCGGCGGCTTCAGAAAATAGGAAACACAGTACTAGTTGTTGAGCACGATGAAGAAATTATCAGGGCCGCTGATGAAGTTATTGATATCGGGCCACTGGCCGGACAACATGGAGGAGAAGTGGTATTTCAGGGATCTCACGAACAACTGGTGAAGAGTCCGAAAAGCCTTACCACAAAATACCTTACAGGAATAGAGGAAATTCCCGTTCCAGATCGGCGAAGAAAATGGACAAATTCAGTTCAGATAGTTGGTGCACGAGAAAACAATTTAAAAAATATCAGCGTTAAATTCCCGTTGAATACACTCACCGTAATTACAGGTGTCAGTGGTTCAGGTAAATCGTCGTTGATATCAAAAATCCTCACCCCTGCCCTAACCAAAATCCTTGGTGGTTATGGTGAAAAAACGGGGCACCACGATGCTGTTTTGGGTGATTATAAAATGATTAATGCCATTGAATTCATCGATCAAAATCCGATTGGGAAATCATCCCGGTCAAATCCTGTTACCTACCTAAAAGCATACGACGAAATCAGGAAGCTTTTCTCGGAACAACAGGCAGCCAAAATTCAGGGCTTAAAACCATCGCACTTTTCTTTTAATGTTGACGGGGGACGTTGCGACGAATGCCAGGGAGAAGGCACCATAAAGGTTGAAATGCAATTTTTGGCCGATGTGTACCTTGTTTGCGAAAGTTGTGGCGGCAAACGTTTTAAAGAAGACATTTTGGATGTTCGTTACAGGGAATTAAATGTTGATGACGTTTTAAACCTTACCGTAAATGAAGCCATAGAGCTGTTTAAAACCGGCAAAACTTCGACCGAGAAAAAAATAACCAAACGTCTTCAACCACTGCAGGATGTTGGTTTGGGATATATAAAACTGGGGCAATCATCAAGTACCTTATCAGGCGGAGAAAGTCAACGTGTAAAGCTGGCTTCTTTCCTGGCTAAAGAAAAGGATTCTCCAACTCTTTTTGTTTTTGATGAGCCAACAACCGGCTTGCATTTTCACGATATCAGAAAATTGCTTGATTCGTTCAATGCGCTAATATCTCGTGGACATTCAATTATTATTATTGAACACAACATGGATGTAATTAAATCAGCCGATTGGATTATTGATTTAGGGCCGGAAGGCGGAGACAAAGGCGGAAACCTTGTTTTTGAGGGTACTCCGGAAGATTTGATAAAGGAAAAGAAATCGTATACAGCCGAAGCATTAAAAGAAAAGATATAA
- a CDS encoding HEAT repeat domain-containing protein translates to MNKTKINEALKKQLFSADTEKVLAAINVLKDKGNKDYLPILFELTLAENGAEIDKEIQKLLGTIKDKETIPVFIATLQDDKYKTIRKKVLTVCWQNGLDYSDHIEVFVDLVISEDWETAFEAFTVIENMEHFPSAEVMKPLKLKIAGALKVAAEQKAYLLEELLKL, encoded by the coding sequence ATGAATAAGACAAAAATTAATGAAGCTCTTAAAAAGCAGCTATTTTCGGCAGATACAGAAAAAGTTCTTGCAGCGATTAATGTTTTAAAAGACAAGGGGAATAAAGATTATCTGCCCATTTTATTTGAACTGACGCTGGCAGAAAACGGAGCTGAAATAGATAAAGAAATACAAAAGTTACTGGGCACCATTAAAGATAAGGAAACCATTCCTGTTTTCATTGCTACTTTGCAGGACGACAAATACAAAACCATCAGAAAAAAAGTGCTGACAGTTTGTTGGCAAAACGGGCTGGATTATTCAGATCATATAGAAGTATTTGTTGATTTAGTAATAAGCGAAGATTGGGAAACGGCATTTGAAGCTTTTACCGTTATCGAAAATATGGAACATTTTCCATCGGCAGAAGTTATGAAACCACTAAAATTAAAAATAGCTGGAGCCTTAAAAGTGGCTGCTGAGCAGAAAGCCTATTTGTTGGAGGAATTGCTTAAATTATAA
- a CDS encoding SPFH domain-containing protein yields the protein MEKQHSALSGYMFLFLELILLVVIIFGFMRGMIVPAIVLIPVFVLIAIGFTVVDPNQSCVMILFGAYKGTIKTNGFYWVNPFYVRKKISLRARNFDSEPIKVNDKLGNPIMIGLVLVWKVEETFKAAFGVDEYEHFVVVQSEAALRKLAGMYPYDNIEDENAKVTLRDGTEEVNEQLEKEIVERLEIAGIHVIEARINHIAYAQEIAQAMLKRQQATAIVAARYKIVEGAVSMVEMALDELNQKSIVELDEDKKATMVSNLMVVLCGDKDATPVVNTGSLYQ from the coding sequence ATGGAAAAACAACATTCAGCTTTATCAGGTTACATGTTCCTATTCTTGGAACTAATTTTATTAGTGGTTATCATCTTTGGTTTTATGCGTGGAATGATTGTTCCTGCAATTGTTCTGATACCGGTATTTGTGCTTATTGCAATTGGCTTTACAGTTGTCGATCCAAACCAAAGCTGCGTAATGATTTTATTTGGTGCCTATAAAGGAACCATTAAAACCAATGGATTTTACTGGGTCAACCCTTTTTATGTGCGTAAAAAGATATCATTAAGGGCACGGAACTTCGACAGCGAGCCTATAAAGGTTAACGACAAACTGGGAAATCCAATTATGATTGGATTGGTTTTGGTTTGGAAAGTTGAAGAAACCTTTAAAGCGGCTTTTGGAGTTGATGAGTATGAGCATTTTGTAGTTGTACAAAGTGAGGCGGCCCTAAGAAAACTTGCCGGTATGTATCCGTACGATAACATTGAAGATGAAAATGCAAAAGTTACGCTGCGAGATGGAACAGAGGAAGTTAATGAACAGCTTGAAAAAGAAATTGTTGAGCGTTTGGAGATAGCCGGTATTCATGTTATTGAAGCCAGGATTAACCACATTGCCTACGCCCAGGAGATTGCACAGGCCATGTTAAAACGTCAACAGGCTACAGCAATTGTTGCTGCACGTTATAAAATTGTAGAGGGTGCAGTTAGTATGGTAGAAATGGCATTGGATGAATTAAACCAAAAAAGCATTGTAGAGCTTGATGAAGATAAAAAGGCAACTATGGTAAGCAATTTAATGGTTGTATTGTGTGGCGATAAAGATGCAACGCCTGTGGTAAATACCGGATCACTTTATCAATAA
- a CDS encoding OsmC family protein: MPISTIKVSGEMGHSFSTKINCSHPFVIDQPKLAGGNDEGPNPLEVFLSSLPACICAIGRIIAQQRRIKLNGIKVLAEGDIDKDFLLGKTTEGRAGFTEIRSFVEIDADLSTEEKQRFLAEIATRCPIADNIAKSSVIKPVVVEDATV; this comes from the coding sequence ATGCCAATTTCAACTATAAAGGTGAGTGGCGAAATGGGCCACAGCTTTTCAACCAAAATCAATTGTTCTCATCCGTTTGTAATCGACCAGCCCAAATTGGCAGGAGGAAACGATGAAGGACCAAATCCGCTTGAAGTGTTTTTAAGTTCGCTACCAGCTTGCATTTGTGCCATTGGACGAATTATAGCACAACAGCGTAGGATAAAACTAAACGGTATTAAAGTATTAGCAGAAGGTGATATCGACAAAGACTTTTTACTTGGAAAAACAACAGAAGGTCGTGCCGGTTTTACCGAGATCAGAAGCTTTGTAGAGATTGATGCTGACTTATCGACCGAAGAGAAACAACGTTTTTTAGCAGAAATTGCTACTCGTTGCCCAATTGCCGATAATATTGCTAAAAGTTCAGTGATTAAACCGGTTGTAGTAGAAGATGCAACTGTTTAA
- a CDS encoding diphosphate--fructose-6-phosphate 1-phosphotransferase has protein sequence MSISALQKERAKYQPKLPKSLKGDVKLVEGAKTESVADQKEIAELFPNTYGMPLISFEAADAATERQPVNVGVILSGGQAPGGHNVISGIFDGIKNIHPDSKLYGFLGGPGGLVDHKYMELTSDIIDDYRNTGGFDIIGSGRTKLEEEAQFDKGLEIAKDLSLNALVIIGGDDSNTNACVLAEYYAKIDAGVQVIGCPKTIDGDLKNEMIETSFGFDTATKVYSELIGNIQRDANSAKKYWHFIKLMGRSASHIGLECALKTQPNITLISEEVADKKQTLGEVVDYMAGIVANRAADGNNFGVALIPEGLIEFIPEMKTLISELNDLLAEGTESEKEFKMLKKSHRNEWVAGHLSETSSNVFSSLPSGIARQLTLDRDPHGNVQVSLIETEKLLGEMVKTRLDEMAEAGEFLGKFGTQYHFFGYEGRCAAPSNFDADYCYSLGYTASVLISEGKTGYMASVRNTTASADEWIAGGVPVTMMMNMEKRHGHMKPVIQKALVELDGAPYKFFVTKRGEWATGTEFVYPGPIQYFGPTEVCDQTTETLKLEQA, from the coding sequence ATGAGTATTAGCGCATTACAAAAAGAAAGGGCTAAATATCAGCCTAAGCTACCTAAATCGTTAAAAGGCGACGTTAAATTGGTTGAAGGTGCAAAAACCGAATCGGTTGCCGACCAAAAAGAAATTGCTGAACTGTTTCCGAATACTTACGGAATGCCGTTAATTTCTTTCGAAGCTGCCGATGCTGCTACCGAAAGACAACCCGTAAATGTTGGTGTTATCCTTTCAGGAGGTCAGGCTCCGGGCGGACACAACGTAATCTCAGGAATTTTCGACGGTATTAAAAACATTCATCCTGATAGCAAATTATACGGATTTTTAGGCGGTCCCGGTGGATTGGTTGATCACAAATACATGGAACTTACTTCTGATATTATTGATGATTACCGTAATACCGGTGGTTTTGATATTATTGGTTCTGGTCGTACAAAACTGGAAGAAGAAGCTCAATTCGATAAAGGTTTGGAGATTGCAAAAGATCTTAGCCTGAATGCACTGGTAATTATTGGTGGCGACGACTCAAATACCAACGCTTGTGTATTGGCTGAGTATTATGCAAAAATCGATGCAGGTGTTCAGGTAATTGGTTGTCCAAAAACAATTGACGGCGACTTGAAAAACGAGATGATTGAAACTTCTTTTGGTTTCGATACTGCTACTAAAGTATATTCAGAACTGATTGGTAACATTCAGCGTGATGCCAATTCAGCTAAAAAATACTGGCACTTCATTAAATTGATGGGACGTTCGGCATCGCACATTGGATTAGAGTGCGCATTGAAAACACAACCAAATATTACTTTAATTTCGGAAGAAGTTGCTGATAAAAAGCAAACTTTAGGCGAAGTTGTAGATTATATGGCTGGTATTGTAGCCAACCGTGCCGCCGACGGAAACAACTTTGGTGTTGCACTTATTCCTGAAGGTTTGATCGAGTTCATCCCTGAAATGAAAACATTGATTTCAGAACTGAACGATCTTCTTGCTGAAGGAACTGAAAGCGAAAAAGAATTTAAAATGCTGAAGAAAAGTCACCGTAACGAGTGGGTGGCCGGTCATCTTTCTGAAACTTCTTCAAATGTATTCAGTTCGTTACCATCAGGAATTGCCAGACAGTTAACATTAGATCGCGATCCACACGGAAACGTTCAGGTATCGTTAATCGAAACTGAAAAGCTACTTGGCGAAATGGTGAAAACACGTTTGGATGAGATGGCAGAAGCTGGTGAGTTTTTAGGAAAATTCGGAACTCAGTACCACTTCTTCGGTTACGAAGGACGTTGTGCTGCTCCTTCAAACTTCGATGCTGATTATTGTTATTCATTGGGTTACACTGCTTCTGTTCTTATTTCAGAAGGAAAAACCGGTTATATGGCATCAGTGCGTAACACAACTGCTTCGGCCGATGAGTGGATTGCCGGTGGTGTACCTGTAACTATGATGATGAATATGGAGAAACGTCATGGCCATATGAAACCTGTAATTCAAAAAGCACTTGTAGAACTGGACGGTGCTCCATATAAATTCTTCGTAACAAAACGTGGTGAGTGGGCAACAGGAACCGAATTTGTTTATCCTGGTCCTATCCAGTATTTTGGTCCGACTGAAGTTTGTGACCAAACAACAGAAACATTAAAATTAGAGCAAGCGTAA